Proteins co-encoded in one Flavivirga eckloniae genomic window:
- a CDS encoding cyclic-phosphate processing receiver domain-containing protein produces MKKLFLDDIRTIDMVYDKSMESEFDIVRTYNDFIFYIKNNGLPDFISFDNDLGLDENGEIAPDGYAAAKWLVYKSGLDLRQLKYKVHSANPIAAKQIDGLLTNYIKHLKEK; encoded by the coding sequence ATGAAAAAATTATTTCTTGACGATATTAGAACTATTGACATGGTTTATGACAAATCCATGGAGTCTGAATTTGACATAGTTAGAACATATAACGACTTTATCTTCTATATAAAAAACAATGGACTACCAGACTTTATTAGTTTTGATAATGATCTTGGACTAGATGAAAATGGAGAAATCGCTCCAGATGGCTATGCTGCAGCAAAATGGTTGGTATACAAATCTGGACTAGACTTAAGACAATTAAAATATAAGGTTCATTCTGCAAACCCAATAGCAGCAAAACAGATTGATGGACTCTTAACCAATTACATTAAACATTTGAAAGAGAAATAA
- a CDS encoding VOC family protein codes for MTNICSDNLSESKNFYTILFDFNVDYDSDWFVHLISKDKKLELGIIDRTNDIVPNDFQKSPQGFYLTFVVDNVDDLFKIAESEKFEIVNEPTDTFYGQRRLLLKDPNGALVDISSPIKGFEF; via the coding sequence ATGACAAATATCTGTTCCGACAATTTATCGGAAAGTAAAAACTTTTACACAATATTGTTCGATTTTAATGTAGACTACGACAGTGATTGGTTCGTCCACTTAATTTCTAAGGACAAAAAACTCGAATTAGGAATAATTGATCGAACAAATGACATAGTACCAAACGACTTTCAAAAGAGTCCACAAGGGTTTTACCTAACATTTGTAGTTGACAATGTAGACGACCTGTTTAAGATAGCCGAATCGGAAAAATTTGAAATTGTTAACGAACCAACCGATACATTTTACGGACAAAGACGGTTGTTACTAAAAGATCCAAATGGAGCTTTAGTAGATATCTCTTCGCCTATCAAAGGATTTGAATTTTAA
- the pdxR gene encoding MocR-like pyridoxine biosynthesis transcription factor PdxR produces MIPYKTIIEINRDSKQPVYIQLTNQFIDLIKERTIPPQTKLPGTRTLSGLVGLHRKTVIACYEELEMQGWIVSVPKKGTFVRKDIPILQQQTWDDKTVPRTGNKIGFAFKSNPALDRKPPQDSVDGYMYVNDGVSDERLTPVKELSITYRKIANKKHTLKYLNYGTTYGSPELRETLMCYLNETRGLNITKDNILITRGSQMGMFLTAQLLVEDGDYIIVGETNYSSSDATFEFAGAKLLRVKVDELGLDTHHIEKLCKTYKVKAVYTTPHHHHPTTVTLSAKRRMHLLNLAKKHHFAILEDDYDYDFHYNHAPILPLASHDTCGNVIYVGSICKTVAPVFRVGYLIAPKAFVDECAKLRRYVDRQGDAILEMTFSNFIKDGSLDRHIKKAVKIYKARRDLFCELLKEELSDYLSFEIPKGGMALWVRLNKKYSWNTVKDVAKQQKLIISEWQYYDAANTKHNAIRMGFSRYNEAEAREFVSRFKKTMRIVDEQGGA; encoded by the coding sequence ATGATTCCATATAAAACCATAATAGAAATAAACCGAGATAGTAAGCAGCCAGTTTATATTCAACTTACGAATCAGTTTATCGATTTAATTAAGGAACGCACTATACCTCCACAGACCAAATTACCAGGAACTAGAACGTTATCTGGCCTAGTAGGGTTACATAGGAAAACCGTAATAGCATGCTATGAGGAACTAGAAATGCAGGGATGGATAGTGAGTGTTCCAAAAAAGGGAACTTTTGTTCGCAAGGACATTCCAATATTACAGCAACAAACGTGGGACGATAAAACGGTGCCTAGAACTGGTAATAAAATAGGCTTTGCTTTTAAGAGTAATCCGGCACTAGATAGAAAACCGCCACAGGATAGTGTAGATGGTTACATGTATGTTAATGATGGTGTTTCGGATGAAAGGCTAACACCTGTTAAAGAACTGTCTATAACTTATAGAAAAATAGCGAATAAAAAGCATACGCTTAAATATTTGAATTATGGGACAACTTATGGTAGTCCAGAATTAAGAGAAACCTTAATGTGTTATTTGAATGAAACTAGAGGCTTGAATATTACCAAAGATAATATTCTTATTACCAGAGGTAGTCAAATGGGCATGTTTTTAACGGCTCAATTACTTGTAGAGGATGGAGATTATATTATAGTAGGAGAGACTAATTATAGTTCTTCGGATGCAACATTTGAATTTGCTGGGGCTAAATTATTACGAGTTAAGGTAGATGAATTAGGATTGGACACTCATCATATCGAAAAGCTTTGTAAAACTTATAAAGTGAAAGCTGTTTATACTACGCCACACCATCACCATCCTACAACGGTAACACTTTCTGCGAAGCGAAGGATGCATCTTTTAAATTTGGCTAAAAAGCATCATTTCGCTATTCTTGAAGATGATTACGATTACGATTTTCATTATAATCATGCGCCTATTTTACCTTTGGCAAGTCATGATACTTGTGGAAATGTTATTTATGTGGGGTCGATTTGTAAAACGGTAGCACCGGTTTTTAGAGTAGGGTACTTAATTGCACCTAAGGCTTTTGTAGATGAATGTGCTAAATTAAGACGTTATGTTGATAGACAAGGAGACGCTATTTTAGAAATGACATTTTCCAATTTTATAAAAGATGGAAGTTTAGATAGGCATATTAAAAAGGCTGTTAAAATATATAAAGCACGACGCGACCTTTTTTGTGAGCTTCTTAAGGAGGAATTAAGTGATTATTTATCTTTTGAAATCCCTAAAGGAGGCATGGCGCTTTGGGTAAGGTTGAATAAAAAGTATTCTTGGAATACGGTAAAAGATGTAGCCAAACAACAAAAATTAATTATTTCGGAATGGCAGTATTATGATGCGGCTAACACAAAGCACAATGCTATACGGATGGGTTTTTCCCGCTATAATGAGGCCGAGGCTAGAGAGTTTGTGAGCCGATTTAAAAAAACGATGAGAATTGTTGATGAGCAAGGTGGCGCTTAA